One genomic window of Salvia miltiorrhiza cultivar Shanhuang (shh) chromosome 4, IMPLAD_Smil_shh, whole genome shotgun sequence includes the following:
- the LOC131022691 gene encoding ubiquitin-activating enzyme E1 1-like isoform X1, whose protein sequence is MVNSSGSPEFMLPVKRTTAGAELGLVDSSEPTKKHCANLASDAASSMAGGSSLNGTVAVGNGKLAIGGGNVSEIDEDLHSRQLAVYGRETMRRLFASNILISGLQGLGAEIAKNLILAGVKSVSLHDVGTVELWDLSSNFIFSEEDIGKNRALASVTKLQELNNSVMISALTSEMTKEQLADFQAVVFTDISLEKAIEFDDYCHRHQPPIAFIKSEVRGLFGSVFCDFGPEFTVLDVDGKDPHTGIIASISNDNPALVACVDDERVEFEDGDLVVFSEVRGMTELNDGKPRKVMNTRPYSFSIEEDTTNYAQYERGGIVTQVKQPKVLSFKPLHQALKDPGDFLLSDFSKLDRPRLLHLAFQALEKFRVEMGRFPLAGSEEDAQKLIVITANMNNTVADGKLEEIDEKLLRNFAFGARAVLNPMAALFGGLVGQEVVKACSGKFHPLVQFFYFDSVESLPMEPLDPNDLRPLNSRYDAQISVFGSKLQKKLEDAKVFVVGSGALGCEFLKNLALMGVCCGDEGKMTITDDDVIEKSNLTRQFLFRDWNIGQAKSTVASSAATLINSRLHVEALQNRASPESENVFHDTFWENLSVVINALDNVNARLYIDQRCVYFQKPLLESGTLGALCNIQTVIPHLTKNYGATRDPPEKQAPMCTVHSFPHNIDHCLTWARSEFEGLLEKTPTEVNAYLSSPSEYISAMKKAGDAQARDILERVLECLDKDKCDTFQDCITWARLKYDRIYLLLLLLNRIVLNIYQKFLICIVCDYRFEDYFVNRVKQLTYTFPEDALTSSGAPFWSAPKRFPRPVHFSNEDSSHINFVLAAAILRAETFAIPVPDWVKSPAKLADAVDKVIVPDFMPRRDAKIVTDEKATSLSTASMDDAVVIDELVMRLESCKQKLPVGYKMNPIQFEKDDDSNFHMDMIAGLANMRARNYSIPEVDKLKAKFIAGRIIPAIATSTAMATGFVCLELYKVLDGHHKLEDYRDTFVNLATPFFSMAEPAAATSVKHRDLSWTVWDRWVLRGDPTLRKFLQWLKDKGLNAYSISYGSCLLYNSMFPRHADRMDRKMVDLVRDVAKAELPPYRRHFDVVVACEDEDDNDVDIPLVSVYFE, encoded by the exons CCAATATTCTGATTTCTGGATTGCAAGGTCTTGGAGCTGAAATAG CAAAGAACCTTATTCTTGCTGGTGTTAAATCTGTCAGCCTGCATGATGTGGGCACCGTAGAGTTATGGGATTTGTCAAGCAACTTTATTTTCTCTGAAGAAGATATAGGCAAAAATAGAGCTCTTGCATCTGTAACAAAATTGCAGGAACTGAACAATTCAGTGATGATTTCTGCATTAACTAGTGAGATGACTAAAGAGCAATTGGCCGATTTTCAG GCTGTTGTATTTACTGATATTAGCTTAGAGAAAGCCATAGAGTTCGATGATTATTGCCACCGACATCAACCTCCGATTGCTTTCATCAAATCTGAAGTTCGAGGTCTTTTTGGTAGCGTGTTTTGTGATTTTGGTCCTGAATTTACAGTTCTTGATGTTGATGGTAAGGATCCGCACACCGGAATTATTGCATCTATTAGCAATGATAATCCAGCTCTTGTAGCTTGTGTTGATGATGAGAGAGTAGAATTCGAAGATGGAGATCTAGTTGTATTTTCTGAAGTGAGAGGGATGACAGAACTGAATGATGGAAAACCGAGAAAGGTAATGAATACTAGGCCTTATTCATTCTCCATTGAAGAGGATACGACAAACTATGCTCAGTATGAGAGAGGTGGTATTGTCACACAAGTTAAACAGCCAAAAGTGTTGAGTTTCAAGCCACTGCACCAGGCACTTAAGGACCCTGGTGATTTTCTTCTAAGTGACTTCTCCAAACTTGATCGTCCACGCCTCCTTCACCTAGCCTTTCAAGCGCTAGAAAAATTTAGAGTAGAGATGGGTCGCTTCCCTCTTGCGGGATCAGAAGAAGATGCCCAAAAATTAATAGTGATTACTGCTAATATGAACAATACTGTTGCGGATGGTAAATTGGAAGAAATTGACGAAAAGCTTCTGAGGAATTTTGCTTTTGGTGCTAGGGCCGTGCTAAACCCCATGGCTGCCTTGTTTGGTGGTCTTGTTGGACAAGAGGTTGTGAAGGCATGCTCTGGCAAGTTCCACCCACTTGTCCAG TTTTTCTATTTTGATTCTGTTGAATCTCTTCCGATGGAACCCTTGGATCCGAATGATTTGAGGCCCTTGAATTCTCGTTATGATGCTCAAATCTCAGTATTCGGGTCAAAGTTGCAGAAGAAACTTGAGGATGCAAAAGTTTTTGTTGTGGGTTCCGGTGCACTAGGGTGTGAATTCTTGAAAAATTTAGCTTTAATGGGGGTTTGTTGTGGCGATGAAGGAAAAATGACTATTACAGACGATGATGTCATAGAAAAGAGTAACCTTACCCGACAATTTCTATTTAGAGATTGGAACATAGGCCAGGCGAAGTCTACTGTTGCTTCCTCTGCCGCCACCTTGATCAACTCACGTCTTCATGTGGAAGCTTTGCAGAATCGGGCGAGTCCCGAGTCTGAAAATGTGTTTCACGACACATTTTGGGAGAATTTGAGTGTTGTCATCAATGCTCTAGATAATGTAAATGCCAGGCTTTACATTGATCAAAGGTGTGTATACTTTCAGAAACCGCTCTTGGAGTCCGGAACCTTGGGTGCCTTGTGCAATATTCAGACGGTCATTCCTCACCTAACTAAAAACTATGGTGCTACGCGGGACCCACCCGAGAAGCAAGCACCTATGTGCACCGTGCATTCTTTTCCACACAACATCGACCATTGCTTAACATGGGCTAGGTCAGAATTTGAGGGTTTGCTCGAGAAGACTCCGACTGAGGTGAATGCTTACCTAAGTAGTCCTAGTGAATACATATCTGCCATGAAAAAAGCTGGTGATGCACAGGCTCGAGACATTTTGGAACGCGTTCTTGAATGCCTAGACAAGGACAAATGTGATACATTCCAGGACTGCATTACCTGGGCGCGCTTGAAGTATGATCGCATATACCTTCTACTATTATTGTTAAATAGGATCGTTCTAAATATTTATCAGAAGTTTCTAATTTGTATTGTTTGTGATTATAGGTTCGAGGACTACTTTGTTAATAGGGTCAAGCAGTTAACCTATACATTTCCTGAGGATGCTCTTACTAGCTCTGGCGCTCCCTTTTGGTCTGCACCAAAACGTTTTCCGCGCCCAGTCCACTTCTCCAATGAGGATTCGAGTCATATAAACTTTGTCTTGGCAGCTGCCATACTGCGTGCAGAAACTTTTGCCATTCCAGTTCCTGATTGGGTGAAGTCTCCAGCTAAGTTGGCCGATGCTGTGGACAAAGTAATCGTTCCTGATTTCATGCCAAGGAGAGATGCGAAGATTGTGACAGATGAAAAAGCTACTAGTCTCTCGACTGCATCCATGGATGACGCTGTTGTCATTGATGAGTTGGTCATGAGATTAGAATCGTGCAAGCAAAAGTTGCCTGTAGGATACAAGATGAACCCGATTCAGTTTGAAAAG GATGACGATAGCAACTTCCATATGGACATGATTGCTGGTCTCGCGAATATGAGGGCCCGAAACTATAGTATTCCCGAAGTTGATAAGCTGAAAGCCAAGTTCATTGCCGGCAGGATAATCCCTGCCATCGCAACCTCTACGGCCATGGCCACAGGGTTCGTCTGCCTCGAGCTCTACAAGGTTCTCGATGGacatcacaaactggaagactACAGGGATACGTTTGTAAATCTTGCAACTCCCTTTTTCTCGATGGCGGAGCCTGCTGCAGCTACATCCGTGAAGCACCGTGACCTGAGCTGGACTGTTTGGGACCGGTGGGTGCTGAGGGGCGACCCGACTCTGAGAAAGTTTCTCCAATGGCTTAAAGACAAGGGCTTGAACGCGTACAGCATCTCGTACGGTAGCTGCTTGCTGTACAACAGTATGTTCCCGAGGCATGCGGACCGCATGGACAGGAAGATGGTGGATTTGGTCAGAGATGTCGCGAAAGCCGAGCTGCCTCCGTACCGCCGTCATTTCGATGTCGTCGTTGCTTGCGAGGACGAAGACGACAACGACGTTGATATCCCGCTTGTCTCCGTATACTTCGAATAG